In Abditibacteriaceae bacterium, one DNA window encodes the following:
- a CDS encoding ABC transporter ATP-binding protein, with the protein MISIRNLTKTYRDLTAVRDLNLTIEKGDVFGFIGPNGAGKTTTIKVLATLLEPTSGQAFVDGVDCVRNPLEVRRLIGYMPDFFGVYDDMKVWEYLDFFAAAYKIPVNKRKNIIDDVLELTDLTEKREAYVEGLSRGMKQRLCLAKTLVHDPKVLLLDEPASGLDPRARIEFRALLKELQSMGKTIFVSSHILPELADFCNVVGIMERGKLIVAGSVNDIVQKLEGGVVLDARIAGDLANGERAQQLLQGYANVKGVRAAGNHLEIEFTGSSDEFPALLSHLITGGVPVASFAPRAADLEDVFMKVTAGAVQ; encoded by the coding sequence ATGATTTCGATTCGTAACCTGACTAAAACCTACCGCGATTTAACTGCCGTGCGCGACCTTAATCTCACCATCGAGAAAGGCGACGTGTTCGGTTTCATCGGGCCAAACGGCGCCGGAAAAACCACCACGATTAAAGTGCTGGCAACTTTGCTCGAACCGACTTCGGGGCAGGCGTTCGTCGATGGCGTCGATTGTGTCCGCAATCCGCTCGAAGTGCGCCGCCTTATCGGTTATATGCCCGACTTCTTCGGCGTTTACGACGACATGAAAGTCTGGGAATATCTCGACTTCTTCGCGGCGGCGTATAAAATTCCGGTCAATAAGCGAAAGAACATTATTGACGATGTTTTGGAACTCACCGACCTAACCGAAAAGCGCGAAGCCTATGTTGAAGGCTTGTCGCGCGGCATGAAGCAGCGCTTGTGTCTGGCAAAAACGCTTGTTCACGACCCCAAAGTGCTGCTATTAGATGAACCGGCGTCGGGCCTTGACCCGCGCGCGCGCATCGAATTTCGCGCGTTGCTTAAAGAACTGCAAAGCATGGGCAAAACGATTTTCGTGAGTTCCCATATCCTGCCCGAATTGGCCGACTTTTGTAACGTCGTCGGTATTATGGAACGGGGCAAATTGATTGTTGCGGGAAGCGTCAACGACATCGTGCAAAAGCTGGAAGGCGGCGTGGTTCTCGATGCGCGCATTGCGGGCGACTTGGCCAATGGAGAACGCGCACAACAGTTACTGCAAGGCTACGCCAATGTCAAAGGCGTGCGTGCGGCAGGAAACCATCTGGAAATCGAATTTACCGGCTCATCCGATGAATTTCCGGCGTTGCTTTCTCATCTGATTACGGGAGGCGTTCCCGTCGCCAGCTTCGCGCCGCGCGCTGCCGATTTGGAAGATGTCTTTATGAAAGTGACGGCAGGAGCGGTTCAGTAA
- a CDS encoding phytanoyl-CoA dioxygenase family protein, producing MNPTSLLTDEQVAQYGRDGYTIVHQPIFSADKFARLKAIFEENLVRYGEDDLDTMHFRDERLLEFLLSDEVLDLVEPVVGPNIGLWSSHFISKPAGVGKATPWHEDSSYWNGRISTMEGICTVWLALDDVDAENGAMKVVPGSHTGGFSDYEAIDASKNIFPSQIKPEQVDTERAVTFELCAGEASLHEARIIHGADANTSTRRRAGYTMRYFPTTSTIFPDDTHKIWLARGEDKGGNLFENA from the coding sequence ATGAATCCAACTTCCCTTCTCACCGATGAACAGGTCGCGCAGTACGGTCGCGACGGTTATACGATCGTGCATCAGCCGATTTTCTCAGCGGACAAATTCGCGCGTTTGAAGGCGATCTTTGAAGAGAATCTCGTGCGTTATGGCGAAGACGATCTGGACACGATGCACTTCCGCGACGAACGCCTGCTGGAATTTCTGCTTTCCGATGAAGTTCTCGATTTGGTCGAGCCCGTTGTCGGGCCAAATATCGGATTATGGAGCAGCCATTTCATTTCCAAACCCGCAGGCGTTGGCAAAGCAACGCCGTGGCACGAAGATTCGAGCTACTGGAACGGGCGCATTTCCACAATGGAAGGTATTTGCACCGTATGGCTCGCGCTGGATGATGTCGATGCCGAAAACGGCGCGATGAAAGTTGTTCCCGGTTCGCACACCGGCGGATTTTCCGACTACGAAGCCATCGACGCCAGCAAAAACATCTTCCCCTCGCAAATCAAGCCCGAGCAAGTCGATACCGAACGCGCTGTGACTTTTGAGTTGTGCGCCGGTGAAGCGAGCCTGCACGAAGCGCGCATTATTCATGGGGCCGACGCCAATACGTCGACCCGTCGCCGCGCCGGTTACACCATGCGTTACTTCCCCACGACATCCACGATTTTTCCCGACGATACGCACAAAATCTGGCTGGCGCGCGGCGAAGACAAGGGCGGCAACCTTTTCGAGAACGCATAA
- a CDS encoding flavin reductase family protein, whose protein sequence is MHLDFSSLAPRDRYKLLTSLVVPRPIALVTSLNLDGGVNAAPFSFFNCMGSDPAIVVLGVGDHTPDVPKDTAHNIKRAGEFVVNLVDENMADAMNICATHFPTGESEVEAAKLELAPSQQIQTPRLATAPASFECCEHSRLEIGRNRIIIGEVLGLHIRDDLLNTEKLYVDTSGLHLIGRMGGAGGYTRTRDSFEIPRLSYEQWKSRSEKEQD, encoded by the coding sequence ATGCACCTCGATTTTTCTTCGCTTGCGCCCCGCGACCGCTACAAGCTCTTAACTTCGCTTGTGGTGCCGCGCCCGATTGCACTGGTCACTTCGCTCAATCTCGACGGAGGCGTCAACGCCGCGCCGTTCTCGTTCTTCAATTGCATGGGCAGCGATCCGGCGATTGTCGTTTTGGGCGTGGGCGATCACACGCCCGATGTTCCCAAAGACACCGCGCATAATATAAAGAGAGCGGGCGAATTCGTGGTGAACCTCGTTGATGAAAATATGGCCGACGCGATGAATATCTGCGCGACCCATTTTCCCACCGGCGAAAGCGAAGTCGAAGCGGCGAAGCTGGAACTCGCGCCGTCGCAGCAAATTCAAACGCCGCGACTGGCTACTGCGCCCGCCAGCTTCGAGTGCTGCGAACATTCGCGTCTGGAAATCGGGCGCAACCGGATTATCATCGGCGAAGTTCTAGGGCTGCACATCCGCGATGATCTGCTCAATACCGAAAAGTTGTATGTCGATACATCAGGTCTGCATCTCATCGGGCGCATGGGCGGCGCGGGTGGTTACACGAGAACGCGCGACAGCTTTGAAATCCCGCGCCTTTCGTATGAGCAGTGGAAGAGTAGGTCCGAAAAAGAACAGGACTAA
- a CDS encoding metallophosphoesterase family protein gives MRILLLSDVHANRFGLEAVLAHAQGQYDQALCLGDVVGYGAHPNECCQILRDIRAWCLRGNHDAAAIDQLSIADFNSIASAAMRWTRRQLSVVNISWLESLKSTLDREEEEFQAVHGSIRDPLEEYVFDTPTARTSLALMTRPVCFYGHTHIAEFYSQPLVQGTTRPQNDDFLRGGKLQLDPQQRYMVNPGSCGQPRDGNPQARYGLFDTVARHLEVRALDYPWQAAREAILQAGLPQELGDRLLTGD, from the coding sequence ATGCGAATTCTTCTTTTATCCGATGTTCATGCAAACCGTTTTGGATTGGAAGCCGTGTTGGCCCACGCGCAAGGCCAGTACGATCAGGCGCTTTGTCTGGGGGATGTGGTCGGCTATGGCGCGCACCCGAACGAATGCTGCCAAATCTTGCGCGACATTCGAGCGTGGTGTCTGCGCGGCAATCACGACGCGGCGGCCATCGACCAGCTCAGCATCGCCGATTTCAACTCGATCGCCAGCGCAGCGATGCGCTGGACACGTCGCCAACTCAGCGTTGTGAACATCTCGTGGCTTGAATCGCTCAAAAGCACACTTGACCGCGAAGAAGAAGAATTTCAAGCGGTGCATGGCAGCATCCGCGACCCGCTCGAAGAATATGTTTTCGATACGCCGACAGCCCGCACGTCGCTGGCTCTCATGACGCGGCCCGTATGTTTTTATGGCCACACTCACATCGCCGAATTTTATAGCCAGCCTTTGGTGCAGGGAACGACACGACCGCAAAATGACGACTTCCTGCGCGGAGGAAAACTGCAGCTCGATCCGCAGCAGCGATACATGGTGAACCCCGGCTCATGCGGCCAGCCGCGCGACGGCAATCCGCAAGCGCGCTACGGTCTTTTTGATACGGTTGCGCGCCACCTGGAAGTTCGCGCCCTCGATTATCCATGGCAAGCCGCGCGCGAAGCGATTTTGCAAGCGGGCTTGCCACAAGAACTCGGCGACAGATTGCTCACCGGCGACTGA
- a CDS encoding MarR family transcriptional regulator, whose amino-acid sequence MSRPKKITSLPEPSVAESFMKRMGPELAPCSDRPVSAALFCHIYLLNSVLERMGNRCAEQYQLTMPQWMALGCIAHGGAEGVTHSALGTRLMLSKAPITGVVDRLERDGLVHRKADAHDRRVSRVVITPHGEERWETVRMALHECSMEICDCLSEDEQRDTLAVLSKLLDAAAHSDPILSSMTPIKNS is encoded by the coding sequence ATGAGCCGTCCTAAAAAAATCACTTCCCTACCTGAACCCAGCGTCGCCGAATCGTTTATGAAACGCATGGGGCCGGAACTCGCGCCGTGCAGCGACCGCCCGGTGTCGGCAGCTTTGTTCTGCCATATCTACCTGCTCAACAGTGTGCTCGAACGGATGGGCAATCGCTGCGCGGAACAATATCAACTGACGATGCCGCAATGGATGGCGCTGGGCTGCATCGCGCATGGCGGCGCAGAAGGCGTCACGCATTCGGCCCTTGGCACTCGCTTGATGCTTTCTAAAGCGCCGATTACCGGCGTTGTCGATCGGTTGGAACGCGATGGATTAGTGCATCGTAAGGCCGATGCCCATGACCGGCGCGTTTCGCGCGTGGTGATTACGCCACACGGCGAAGAACGATGGGAAACGGTGCGTATGGCGTTGCACGAATGTTCGATGGAAATTTGCGATTGTCTGTCGGAAGACGAGCAGCGCGATACGCTCGCAGTTCTTTCCAAGTTGTTGGATGCTGCCGCGCACTCCGACCCGATTTTATCGTCGATGACACCGATTAAAAATTCTTAA
- a CDS encoding AraC family transcriptional regulator produces the protein MTRLLWANIAPHHDLHTAFIDIPTARGYVMPRHCHDFYELILVLSGRAAHDVDGDTTLLEPNQLMLVRPDDAHTIRVARGTHLQYINIAFRADLWRTFSALGNFGALEEGTVPHCMVKHEVGSVRRCFENLLEPQTRTRSGLLRLLSETAPLLIGESTVEFDRTFSDAPDWLQRACAAMRVEENLRGGVPRLVELCGASAGHVSRTLKAHSGLAPSEWILERKLERAASLLSTSQRSIEEIARDCGFQNASYFYRTFARRYKMAPRAFRLRASRAVTAHL, from the coding sequence ATGACGCGTTTGCTCTGGGCAAATATTGCCCCGCATCACGACCTTCATACGGCCTTTATCGATATTCCTACGGCTCGTGGTTATGTCATGCCCCGGCACTGCCACGATTTCTATGAACTGATTTTGGTGCTGTCGGGACGCGCCGCGCATGACGTTGACGGAGATACCACTCTTCTCGAACCAAATCAGCTGATGCTGGTGCGGCCCGATGATGCACACACAATCCGTGTCGCGCGCGGCACCCATCTTCAATACATCAACATCGCGTTTCGCGCCGACCTGTGGCGCACCTTCTCGGCGCTGGGAAATTTCGGCGCGCTGGAAGAAGGAACGGTTCCTCATTGCATGGTCAAGCACGAAGTAGGGTCGGTGCGTCGATGTTTCGAGAATTTATTGGAGCCACAAACGCGAACACGCTCTGGTCTGTTGCGTTTGTTGTCGGAAACCGCGCCGCTTCTCATCGGAGAGAGTACGGTCGAATTCGACCGTACTTTCTCCGACGCACCCGACTGGTTGCAGCGCGCGTGCGCTGCGATGCGGGTCGAAGAGAATCTTCGCGGCGGCGTCCCGCGCTTGGTGGAGTTGTGCGGCGCAAGCGCAGGCCATGTTTCGCGAACTCTCAAAGCGCACAGCGGCCTCGCCCCGAGCGAATGGATTCTGGAACGCAAGCTGGAGCGCGCAGCGTCGCTGCTTTCGACGAGTCAACGCAGCATTGAAGAAATCGCGCGCGATTGCGGCTTTCAGAATGCGTCGTATTTTTATCGCACATTTGCGCGGCGCTACAAAATGGCACCACGCGCTTTTCGCTTGCGAGCATCACGCGCTGTTACCGCCCATTTATAA
- a CDS encoding TolC family protein, with protein MKRRLLLLTTALALPAAAQNAPTTPPPLPAGEMTPAQAEIRDESASTLPPVNAAAQVQKTERDETQAKAEGDAAAPETEARAAAVGVDSPDLPSPPAPDVQTTKRLGDVRLENSAAGPEFTLEEAIGLTLLNNPQRAATRAALAASQARVGTAKSQGGLQVGLSGNASGTGNFGSTSSNGNNGGGNNGGNNNGGVGGNNGGAGGNFGGSNSGDRFSNSQSIGVTADYPIYTGGRVKAATRIADFNARAQAAQVLQTEQDLILQASNAYLNILRSDQLLRVADSNLAVSRERQRVATVRYEAGASARVDVYRANTVLAEAQQTRIAAVNAASQARANLNTLMGRLPEAPLRVASIDRLELRVPLPLEVAAEARAGSPTASLLELQTLASRSRPQGEVARNQVFAADAGIESARAQRKPNLGLSLSGFLRNPASFLGNFAVSLGLSVAQSLFDSGRTSAQVREARALADQSRANFDLQLLGVANQIETAITNIDTAQGQQQSAEASVGEAQAALAAAQLGYEAGARTAVEVTDAQTALLNAQTAAVNARFNLAQAQAQLSSAVGVATAEGQNAYRVALQQEKSGTQSTLSKELTAANAARRKELGIPERK; from the coding sequence ATGAAACGCCGACTTCTTCTTCTCACTACGGCCCTTGCCCTTCCCGCTGCTGCCCAGAACGCCCCAACGACACCGCCTCCCCTTCCCGCCGGTGAAATGACGCCGGCGCAAGCCGAAATCCGCGACGAGTCGGCATCGACACTGCCGCCGGTGAATGCCGCCGCGCAGGTGCAGAAAACCGAGCGCGACGAAACTCAGGCCAAAGCCGAAGGCGATGCCGCTGCGCCCGAAACCGAAGCGCGCGCTGCCGCAGTTGGCGTCGATTCTCCCGATTTGCCTTCGCCGCCCGCCCCCGATGTGCAGACAACGAAGCGTTTGGGCGATGTGCGACTGGAAAATTCGGCAGCCGGCCCGGAGTTCACGCTCGAAGAAGCGATTGGATTGACACTTCTCAACAATCCGCAACGGGCGGCGACGCGCGCAGCCTTGGCCGCATCTCAGGCGCGCGTCGGAACGGCAAAGAGTCAGGGTGGCTTGCAAGTCGGGCTTTCGGGCAATGCGTCGGGCACCGGCAACTTCGGCAGCACAAGCAGCAATGGAAATAATGGTGGCGGAAACAACGGCGGCAATAATAATGGCGGCGTAGGCGGAAACAACGGCGGAGCCGGTGGAAACTTCGGCGGCTCGAATAGCGGCGACCGTTTCTCGAACTCGCAGTCGATTGGCGTGACTGCCGATTACCCGATTTACACCGGCGGGCGTGTCAAAGCTGCGACGCGCATCGCCGATTTCAATGCGCGCGCCCAAGCCGCGCAGGTGCTGCAAACCGAACAAGACTTGATTCTGCAAGCCTCGAATGCGTATCTCAACATCTTGCGGAGCGACCAACTGTTGCGCGTTGCCGATAGCAACCTTGCGGTTTCGCGCGAACGCCAACGCGTGGCGACGGTACGTTACGAAGCGGGCGCATCGGCGCGCGTCGATGTTTATCGCGCGAACACAGTTCTGGCCGAAGCGCAGCAAACGCGCATCGCCGCCGTAAATGCGGCGTCGCAGGCACGCGCCAACCTCAACACGCTGATGGGCCGCTTGCCCGAAGCGCCGTTGCGCGTGGCCTCCATCGACCGCCTTGAGTTGCGCGTGCCGCTTCCGCTCGAAGTGGCCGCCGAAGCGCGCGCCGGTTCGCCTACGGCCAGCCTTTTGGAATTGCAAACGCTGGCTTCGCGCTCGCGCCCTCAGGGTGAAGTCGCGCGCAATCAGGTGTTCGCTGCCGACGCTGGAATCGAATCGGCCCGAGCGCAGCGCAAGCCGAATCTCGGCCTCAGCCTGAGCGGTTTCTTGCGGAACCCGGCGAGTTTTCTGGGCAACTTCGCGGTGTCGCTTGGTTTAAGCGTCGCGCAAAGTTTGTTCGATTCGGGCCGGACTTCAGCCCAAGTGCGCGAAGCACGCGCCCTTGCCGATCAGTCGCGGGCGAACTTCGATTTGCAACTCCTCGGCGTTGCGAACCAGATTGAAACCGCGATTACCAATATCGACACGGCGCAAGGCCAGCAGCAAAGCGCCGAAGCCTCGGTTGGCGAAGCGCAGGCGGCCCTCGCGGCGGCGCAGCTCGGCTACGAAGCCGGAGCGCGCACAGCCGTCGAAGTCACCGACGCGCAAACTGCCTTGCTCAACGCGCAAACGGCAGCCGTCAATGCGCGTTTCAATTTGGCGCAGGCGCAGGCGCAGTTGTCGTCTGCGGTCGGTGTTGCAACGGCGGAAGGACAAAACGCCTATCGCGTGGCGTTGCAGCAGGAAAAAAGCGGCACGCAAAGCACGCTGTCGAAAGAATTGACGGCGGCCAACGCCGCGCGCCGCAAAGAGCTGGGAATTCCCGAACGGAAGTAA